A genomic window from Anthocerotibacter panamensis C109 includes:
- a CDS encoding WG repeat-containing protein — MANSRIKKSLLTYWFSILFCLSIALVLGSAPVYAKEVIVKYGFIDRTGKLVIPAIYDRVEKFSEGLAVVKIGNKYGYIDRTGKLVIPVKFNDAHAFKEGLAQVTISDSGEDSHKQFINKQGESVILTKNGFELSGDFNEGIATVEYKSGGYGYIDKMGELITSTIFEDVTDFKEGLAKVMGGGDDWSLKKFGYIDKKGKSVIPEKFVDAASFNEGLAWVDLTSAESKFIEEGFINRQGEIIIRLPLKLSARGRGGCEAGYAFYEGLALISQQRIRNAEDPYLYDKYNFYHPYDTETGTQHKAGFIDKRGKIVVPLKFDYACKFKKGIALVCPHVYASKTGSKANFDDRCGLLDKKGLYLVKPGRFTDITNFNEGLAVIRSKNKKYGYINEEGKLVIPAQFEKAYSFSESLAPVQLTKGGPNGYIDKAGKLVISYQFDKAYNFFDGLAIVGIRK; from the coding sequence ATGGCTAACTCAAGGATAAAAAAGTCACTTCTCACCTATTGGTTTAGTATCCTATTTTGTTTGAGCATTGCTCTCGTGCTAGGGTCAGCGCCCGTCTATGCAAAAGAAGTGATTGTCAAGTATGGCTTCATTGACCGCACAGGTAAACTCGTTATCCCAGCTATCTATGATAGAGTAGAGAAGTTTAGCGAAGGGCTAGCTGTCGTCAAGATAGGCAATAAGTACGGTTACATTGACCGGACTGGCAAATTAGTTATCCCAGTTAAGTTTAATGATGCACATGCTTTTAAAGAAGGTCTTGCACAGGTTACTATCAGCGATTCAGGTGAGGATTCCCACAAGCAATTCATCAACAAACAAGGAGAGTCGGTAATTCTAACTAAAAATGGTTTTGAACTTTCTGGCGATTTCAATGAAGGGATTGCTACTGTAGAATATAAATCAGGGGGATATGGCTATATTGACAAAATGGGTGAGTTGATAACTTCTACTATTTTTGAAGATGTAACCGATTTTAAGGAAGGATTAGCGAAGGTCATGGGGGGGGGAGATGATTGGAGCCTCAAAAAATTTGGCTATATTGACAAAAAGGGTAAGTCAGTCATTCCAGAAAAGTTTGTTGATGCAGCTAGTTTTAACGAAGGACTAGCTTGGGTAGATTTAACTAGTGCTGAATCCAAGTTTATAGAAGAGGGATTTATCAATCGCCAAGGAGAGATAATTATAAGGCTCCCTTTAAAGCTATCAGCTCGTGGTAGGGGAGGATGTGAAGCAGGTTATGCCTTCTATGAAGGCTTAGCTTTAATTTCTCAGCAAAGAATCAGGAATGCAGAAGATCCATATCTCTATGATAAGTATAATTTTTATCATCCGTATGATACTGAGACAGGTACTCAGCATAAGGCTGGATTTATTGATAAGCGCGGTAAGATTGTTGTTCCTCTTAAATTTGACTATGCTTGTAAATTCAAGAAAGGAATAGCTCTTGTATGTCCTCATGTTTATGCTTCTAAGACTGGCAGCAAGGCTAATTTTGATGATAGGTGCGGACTCCTTGATAAAAAGGGTCTCTATTTAGTAAAGCCGGGTAGATTTACAGATATCACCAATTTTAATGAGGGGTTAGCAGTAATACGCTCTAAAAATAAGAAATATGGTTATATTAACGAAGAAGGCAAGCTAGTTATCCCAGCTCAATTTGAAAAAGCTTACAGCTTTTCTGAAAGTCTTGCTCCAGTACAACTTACTAAAGGTGGGCCAAATGGTTATATCGACAAGGCAGGCAAACTGGTTATCTCTTATCAATTTGATAAAGCTTATAACTTTTTTGATGGCCTTGCTATTGTAGGTATTCGAAAATGA
- a CDS encoding pesticin C-terminus-like muramidase, whose translation MADTKEKARNVTSSQDKEDFIVERGQLTFDAEGDEDHYYSRKIHWPGGVSGVTIGRGYDMGQVSEEKVKNDLMNTGLSETVAGDYAKGAGLTGKAAKKFVDENQDKVPDITPAQQKTLFAASYKELEADSKRVYATQAKRSEQAENRKRSLEAKKKGTQEYIRYNTTEWDDLHPAIRDIVVDLRYRGDYTTSSRKFLQSIMERNDLEDFAEAIKDKKNWSNVLKKAPSRFPRRVKYIDEALKKERERQKQLQSPILTVQKMPTADAQSPSSEPFYPQFLLPLGTQTLGVLQPLTIALKEMAGYEPPDYSFEHLPFFAESRAALQTRSMPSVTPPAIVTRQVDPELDLPSLLQEGNFAEPTIPTTLRDFSVTNETGASAIERPVQASSDSSTPTLDIPNLQAKVVGTPLIPDAPLHNAPLALQADSHDTPEPVRELPATTSITPTIPLTLQATPAKAMPSNTTSADTAEPALTAPAEVPSLQTKKEVTTSAETIASGPEVEVPNAPPIVQTSLATDTTDNVTEEPNPASEIVPPPAVVSPSPTPALQAFAQRTQEPYDNLPVTWTPSTPAPALADLADTSAPTAPSIQDIPPAETTPIRQPEVPTLQAPAEIPSPILQAAPSVEAPIEGSTPPTLQAKAAAPVDPMVEPVAEPPLQTLTSPANSTLQARLATSPSPEPSPSLQAAPTTLPTNPEILSTNEPSSLSDLPVFLESEPLSLSDLMAAELPALIFAYDISHPSQL comes from the coding sequence ATGGCTGACACTAAAGAGAAAGCACGGAATGTAACTTCTTCCCAAGACAAGGAAGATTTTATCGTTGAGCGAGGACAGCTAACTTTTGATGCCGAAGGAGATGAAGACCACTACTATTCTAGAAAAATACACTGGCCTGGAGGAGTTTCAGGCGTAACTATTGGACGCGGTTATGATATGGGACAAGTGAGTGAGGAGAAAGTCAAAAACGACTTAATGAATACTGGACTTTCAGAAACGGTAGCCGGAGATTACGCTAAGGGCGCAGGCTTAACGGGCAAAGCTGCCAAGAAGTTCGTGGATGAAAACCAAGATAAGGTTCCTGATATTACCCCAGCTCAACAGAAAACCTTATTCGCTGCTTCCTATAAAGAATTAGAAGCTGACTCAAAGAGGGTCTACGCCACTCAAGCAAAGCGCTCTGAGCAAGCAGAGAATAGAAAGCGCTCATTGGAAGCAAAGAAGAAAGGTACGCAAGAATACATTAGATACAACACTACCGAATGGGATGATTTGCACCCGGCTATAAGAGATATAGTTGTTGATCTTAGGTATCGCGGTGATTATACTACCTCTTCAAGGAAGTTTTTACAGTCAATTATGGAGAGGAACGATCTTGAAGATTTTGCAGAAGCAATCAAAGATAAGAAAAATTGGTCTAATGTTCTTAAAAAAGCTCCGAGTCGTTTTCCCAGACGAGTTAAGTATATCGACGAAGCCCTCAAAAAAGAAAGGGAGCGACAGAAACAGCTACAATCTCCCATCCTGACGGTGCAAAAAATGCCCACTGCCGATGCCCAATCCCCTTCCTCCGAGCCCTTCTACCCCCAATTTCTCCTGCCCCTCGGCACGCAGACCTTGGGCGTCTTGCAACCGCTGACCATTGCCCTCAAGGAGATGGCGGGCTACGAGCCGCCCGATTATTCCTTTGAGCACTTGCCCTTTTTTGCTGAGTCGCGGGCTGCCCTGCAAACACGTTCGATGCCTTCGGTGACCCCGCCTGCTATAGTGACCCGTCAAGTAGACCCTGAGCTTGACCTACCATCTCTTCTACAAGAAGGGAACTTTGCAGAACCAACGATACCTACTACCCTGCGAGATTTCTCGGTAACTAACGAGACAGGAGCCTCCGCCATAGAGCGCCCGGTTCAAGCCTCCTCAGATAGCTCCACGCCTACCCTAGATATCCCCAATCTTCAAGCCAAAGTTGTAGGTACACCGCTCATTCCTGATGCTCCGTTGCACAATGCACCACTCGCGCTCCAAGCTGATTCCCACGACACACCGGAGCCAGTTAGGGAACTTCCTGCAACAACCTCCATTACCCCGACAATTCCACTGACGCTCCAGGCTACTCCTGCCAAAGCCATGCCCAGCAACACCACGTCAGCCGACACCGCGGAACCCGCTCTGACCGCTCCGGCTGAAGTTCCCAGCCTCCAGACCAAGAAAGAAGTCACTACCAGTGCAGAAACAATTGCCTCGGGACCGGAAGTGGAAGTACCCAATGCACCGCCCATAGTCCAGACTTCGTTAGCCACTGACACGACAGATAACGTCACCGAAGAACCCAACCCAGCATCTGAAATAGTTCCCCCGCCTGCGGTCGTCTCTCCTTCACCAACTCCTGCGCTTCAAGCTTTCGCACAGCGAACTCAAGAACCCTATGACAATCTCCCTGTGACATGGACTCCCTCCACCCCTGCACCGGCTCTTGCGGACCTTGCCGACACATCAGCCCCCACTGCTCCATCCATACAAGACATTCCACCAGCCGAAACTACACCCATCCGCCAACCCGAAGTCCCCACCCTCCAAGCCCCAGCAGAAATCCCTTCACCGATCCTACAAGCCGCTCCAAGCGTAGAAGCTCCTATTGAAGGCTCCACCCCCCCTACCCTACAAGCCAAAGCCGCCGCACCTGTTGATCCTATGGTTGAACCTGTTGCTGAACCTCCACTTCAGACACTCACTAGCCCAGCCAACTCCACTCTCCAGGCTCGCCTAGCAACCAGCCCATCGCCCGAGCCGTCTCCTAGCCTCCAAGCCGCCCCAACTACGCTGCCAACTAATCCAGAAATTCTCTCTACAAATGAACCTTCAAGCCTTAGTGACCTACCTGTTTTTCTCGAAAGTGAACCTCTAAGCTTGAGTGACCTTATGGCTGCCGAGCTTCCCGCTCTGATATTCGCCTATGATATTAGTCATCCATCTCAACTGTGA
- a CDS encoding XAC2610-related protein — protein sequence MLEVNAQAQKSETLIYNFKINNKLPIYQFHLKLPTSEEDSGISIKVFGKNSYSFVQEIITDTDLSYEEFRKNKTEYFSAVDYNFDGYLDIKLVSVIASGLERYEVWLFNSKTKRFDFNKEISDLSTPIPNFQTRQIDTSDTSSAGAEHYYESYAFKHGKLYLIKSDQQTARPGKNGQIIYVTKIVRERRFGKMKIVCEASFDLESRVTLLKGVLSKCGDFVSK from the coding sequence ATGCTGGAAGTGAACGCACAAGCTCAGAAATCAGAGACATTAATATACAATTTCAAAATAAATAATAAGCTCCCTATTTACCAGTTCCATCTTAAATTACCTACCTCGGAAGAAGACTCAGGTATATCAATTAAAGTTTTTGGTAAAAATTCATATTCCTTTGTACAAGAGATAATCACTGATACTGACCTATCTTATGAGGAATTTAGGAAGAATAAAACTGAATACTTTAGTGCCGTGGACTACAATTTTGATGGATATCTTGATATAAAACTGGTTTCTGTAATTGCTTCAGGTCTTGAGCGCTACGAGGTATGGCTTTTCAACTCAAAAACAAAGCGGTTTGATTTTAACAAGGAAATAAGCGACTTATCCACTCCTATTCCGAATTTTCAGACTCGTCAAATAGACACCTCGGATACAAGTTCAGCGGGCGCAGAACACTACTATGAAAGTTATGCCTTTAAACATGGAAAGCTGTATCTGATTAAATCTGATCAACAAACTGCTCGGCCTGGAAAAAATGGACAGATTATTTATGTGACGAAAATAGTGAGAGAGCGGAGATTTGGAAAAATGAAGATAGTTTGTGAGGCGAGTTTTGACCTTGAGTCAAGAGTAACTTTACTCAAAGGTGTTCTGTCAAAGTGTGGTGATTTTGTGAGCAAGTAA